The DNA segment gcaaatgattttcatttttggtgTAATACATCAATCACATCTGCAAggagaaaaccaaaactctataTAAAGTAGTAGAGCTCACCTAGCCACAAGAAgcactcatgtatttatttttcaaaaaggtcAGAGAACCTAATTATAAACCTGCTAAGATTAACTTATAACTTAAGCTACCATACTGAAGCTAGTCAGTGATTCACTAATACTGCAAAAGATGCTTTCTGTTAGCCAGAGTGGTTTCTTCCTGTTAACTGGGCAAGAATCAGACTTTGAACAACAGGGAACAATCAATTGATATTTCAGCATGAATCTGaggcatattttattttggggtatgTCCATCAGTGGGTGTTTAGCCAGAAGTACTCATCCTAAAAGATAAGTCTTCCATtagatttagaattttctatctcTGAGGCTTTGGACCTTTTAGAGATAAGGCACATCTCAGATCTTTCCATATTTCGATTTGCAGCAGGGATGGCGAGGCTTGCTATcacccctttcttttctcttagaaggaaaagaaaaagataaacacacattgtttcagacttttctgacacctaatcctagaaaatatctttatatatacacattcctagccgaagatgacaagaatgagagcctcaaggagcaggccagagctcaccattatacttttatactcgtgtgtattaagtataaaccaatgacgtttcaacaaaggagtttggtagttatttattttacagctaCATTACCTCAGAACTCCTTGGCAAAAAATAGCTTGTCTGTCTCaagtcctgcttcccagagggAGCTCGGTAGGAGCCTGGCCCAGGCCGTGAGGTCCGGCACCATGCACCCTGGTGAGGTCGGGCGGCTGGACAGTCAGAAACCGTCCATCTTGCTCTTCAGGTACTTGAGCATGGAGTCGATGCCCTGCGCGGAGCCCCATATCTTCTTGAGCACCTCACACTCCCGCTCATTGGCCCGCTCTAGCTTCAGCCTCATGTTGCAGTGCACAAGGGCCTTGGATTCCTCCAGCACGACACGGTTGCAAGAGGTGAGCTCCTTGATGCGAACCATGACTTCCTGGGTGAAGGTCCCAAGCCAGAACACCTGGGAGACCAGCCCTTTGCTGCACGCCTCCTGTGCTGTTAGCTTCCGCCCTCTGAACAGCATTTCGTTGGTAGATGCTCCTCCCATAATCTTGGGGAACATGACGGTGGAACAGCCGTCTGGACTCTGTCCGAAGGTGGTATAGGGCGTCTAGAACCATGCCTTTTCGTTGGCCCAGACCACATCACAGAGAGGCAGGATGGATGCCCCTAGCCCAATGGCTGGGCCATTCACAGCTACGACAATAGGCTTCTTGAACTGGATGAAGGTGTTCACGAAGTTTCTGATGGCCTCGGCCATTGTGGCGCTCTCCCTCTTGCGGTCATCTGACAGGCGCTGGATGAAGTAGAGGAAGTCCAGGCTGCAGCAGAAGACACTGCCCACGGCGCTGAGCAACACCAGGTTGCTGTCGTCGGCGTTGGCCATGCTCAGCGCGCTCTGCAGCTCCTTCACCACCTCCGGGTTCAGCGAGTTGTTCTCGGATGACTTGGTGGATagcaggatgtgggtgaagccGTCCTGCTTCTGGACCACAATGTCCCGGTACCTGTAGGCGCTCTCCCTCTGCCGCACACTGAAGCGCAGCTGCTTGTTAAAGGGCTGGTCTCGCCTGTCCTTCATGAACTTCTTCCCAGCTTTCATGCCCATGACTGACGTCTGCAGCGGCCTCGTGCAGTTGACTGGCAGTGCGTCCACCAAATCGGACGTGCCATTTCCTTTCATGGCCAGCCCTGTGGCCATGGCGGCCTTCACGGGGCCCGACGCCTGTGGAAACAATGGGTGTATCCAGGGCCGGCTCCCCATCATCACCTGCTCCGCCCCCAGGCTCAGTAGGGCCCCGATCCACTTCTCGGCCGCCGCCTCTGGGGCCACTGTGTCTTCCGGCCCCTGCTCCATGGGGTCCGGATTCTCGGGGCTCTCGTCCTGAAAGCTGTCCAGCACAGTCCCACTCTTTATGGGGCTCTTGGGCACGAGAATCCTGTTGCCCAACCGGGCCAGGTCCATGTTCTTGTAGGTGGCCAGGCCCCGTGCAGAGCTCTCCTGGAACTTCTGGCTGGCAGTAAACAGCGGGCTGCTCTTGGCCTCGTGCTCCTCGCCCACCACTAGGGCCTTGGGGGCGGCCTTGGAGAAGCTGCTGTTGGTGGATCTGGAGATCTGATTCTGGCCATTGTTTGGGGAGGTCCACTTGGCTCTAGTGAGGGTGCCCTCCTTCTGCTTCCCGGTGTGCTGCCAGTTAAAGTCGTGGATGCACTCCTCACAGTTCACCAGGTGCTGCTCTGGCTCCCATGTGGCATCCTCCCTGCCATAGCCTTTCCACTGAACCACATACTCcgtcttccttttcttgttttgccTCTTGTCAATGATCCTTTCAACCTCATACAGCTCCTCGGAGGCCATGGCTGCCCCATCTGGGCTGGGCCAGTGAGGCAACCCTGGTCATTTTGAAGACTCCCTGTGGCCTGCTCCAGAGCCCCTGAACACCCATATATGTAGGGGACCACACCCTTATGATTATGACATCAGTAAGTCCGTTCCCCAGCCAATGGCAGCCTTCCCCCAGccatagcatcacaaagcctCATCCTGAAACCTTTGATGTTGGATGCAGAGCAGCTCTGTTGATCTGCtggcagaaatgaggcatttttcatcatccccaagAGCCCGCTGAGCTCATCTGCCATCCTCATCTCTCTACACCAACACAGATGGGCCACATGACAGGGAGAGtgtgtctcctccaaaccttgccccacagccggGTTTCAGCCTTTCCTTCGAGTCTGTCTCATGTTACATTATTAACTACTTTTCGTTTTCTTGCCTCAAATCCATCCATGATAATTAGGCTGTGGAACTGAGAATAATTTCCCTTTCGTCCTACAACTGGTAGCAGGAAATGCACCTTGAAGGCCATTCAATTCTGGGCCACTTATGAGAAACCTTTTCGATCCCACCTCCTTTTCTCAGTCTTCATCTAGctctcctcagttttctagtCTCCAGTCTAAAAGCCCCGTCCTCAACTGTGAGAACGCGCTGAATACATACAATTGCTCTGGCGCTACTTGGCACTGTCTTGTTTCAATTCGAGGACTAATTGACACCTCCCCAGATGTAATACCCAGGCTTCAGTTTTAACATGGTGATGTGGATGAGGCAGACAAATGCACGCTTTGGGTTGTGCTGGATGACCCcaagaaggaaatgaccacctgcgacTGACTAGTATtcccaggaaggaaggggtgCAGCTTGCCCAGTGGTGTGTGAGCCTCATGTGCACACGGCTTCTCAACATGTGCCCTCACAAATTTCTTCTCATCCTGTTTTCCTGGCAGAAGCTCCTTTGGGTGTCTCCTCACAGTTgagaccatggtggaattcatttccatgaatagctgccacaagcttccagcctcTTGGAGGAAACCCTGTGTAACCATGCCTATCCATCTACTTCCCAAGGTCTCTCATTGAGGTTGTTGGTGCTGGGGGATAGGGGAAAGAGTTGTGTGCTTCAGCACAGTCCCTTTGTTCCTAATGGGCTAGCAGGGTCAGCCAGCCTTAGATGTACCCCTGGGGGGCAGTCTTTGTTGACATAGTGGGATTCCCTGTGGTTTCCATGAGGTGCTGTCTTCCTGGTGTGCACTGGCTGCTTAGTCACCTAGGACAAGCCTCAATGTTCAGAGCAGTCTTATTTCTACCAGTCAAAAAGTTGAGAAGCACAagatggtggagggggaggggtacagggagtacatctctctccatggatccatcaggaatacaccttcagacacaagtGCTTGCAGAAcctcagctgagagcagacaggactgCCTGAACAGAGGAAAATAGTAGATGGAACCACAAACAATCAGGAGGATGCAATAactagggggtgggggggtggagacATGCGTGTTAGTAGGATTGGGCCTGCCCTCAGGGGGTGGGAGACCTGAAGTAGGTGTCCGATCTCCACATGGGAGCAACTGTCTGCATCAGAGGAGAAAcacttaaggctgagagtgaaacagcacatctgtggcagcctagatgggatGAGAATGAGGCAGTCCTTTCCACAGTCATTCACACCCCAGAGAGGGACACAGGTCCTGTAGAAGGTGCAGCAGAAAGCAGATGGTTACTAGAGATTGTGGAGAAATCCCTGGCCATGGTCTGCTGCCTACTGGTTAGAGACAAATTGATGGGATGCTCAAATGAGGATATCGTGCGGGAAAAGCCTGTGCAGGTAAGTCAGGCGGCCACGGGAGGAAGGTGacactgctgagtcatgtgtagggggtggagccatcgggACAGCCTCTGTTTCCCCACACGCCTGCATCACAGCTGAATAAAAGAGAGGTTGGTCCCATGAAGCACTTGaatcactgaactacagagtaaaaCTCCACCCAGGGAGCGCCTTTAAGTACCTGATGCTCCAAacgacagagtaggaccccagcctgTGGGGTCCCGCTATGTGCCTGACATGCTGAATAACAGGGAAGGGCCCCAGACAGGAAAGCCCTCGAATGGCCTGAATGTATGGGTCTACGgagaaagactagccaaagaggccttcaGATTGCCAGCTACAATAGGCTCAAAGAAAAATCCGGACAGGGCCTTATTCCTGCAGTAGAGGCAGTCCAAGTCTCTGTACACTTGGCACTGCCAAGGTTCCTGCAAGCCAAGCAACTGTGTcgccttcatgctcaactctcactcgGGCAGAGCTGCCACGGTCCAAGTACTCGTCCGTCTTTGCTCTCAGTTTCGCTTCAGGATTGTCAGATTCCTTtctaccctggagactgtggcagGATTCTCTGTCAggaggggattctccatgcaagaatcctggagcgtattggccaatacggattgccatgcccttctagagCGCTATATTAGCTGCTGTCCTTATTGCCAAGCCCCTGAGCGCGTGGTGCTTGCCAGAACCTCTGTGACCCAAtctgctgcaccacctccacccctggcccTCAAAGGGGCAAACCCAAGGACTCCAAGGCAACCTCAGGAGCAAATCCCAGTGGACAAACCACATGCAGAAATGGACGTGAAACCCCCATGAAACTCAGCAGCAGTGTAGCTAAGGAAGAAGGCCCAGAACCTCCCTACCAGGTgtacaaactgcagattaaaCCCACACGATCACCTAGGAATACTCTGTGTCTAAGCAATAGATAAACAAGTCACTGAGAGATCCCTCCTGCAAACCAACCAATCaaccaacaacaaccacaacgaaagaaaacgcactagttctgatggctgtggactttgcaggcaagaacacatagGAGTGGGACCAGATTAGAATGTAAGGTGCCCCCAcaccaggtccagagatcagcacaccGATGACGGGTAGCCGAGGGAGGTGAGGTGGCCTGTGAATACAAGtgaaggaaaggactctgacagcagtgactccaGATAAACGTATGTTCTTCCTCTCTTTTGATttgctctgtagattctttgggatttatttgttttctttctttccgccCTCACCACAACTGCAGTAGTTGTCATTGTTAATTTCACTACGGAATCAAATGAAGCTTTGGagctttttttctgtgtgtgtgtgtgacatcttcTTCACTCCTTCTATAAAACGTTTCTTGTACGttcagcttttgcagttctgtagaactttttttcttttattttcctcagtcTTCTTCTAAGTTTAACTTGACAATttttaatcctcctaattttgttatctacatttactcctttgtttatttttcgtACTGTATTTCCTGCCCCTTTGTAGTTAAACTTTACCTGTATAAATGATTTTATCTCCTACTGTTTAAGACTGtatatctgttcatttttttcctctcaacatatttgttagatttattttaaCTGCCTTACTGCCCACCTAGAACCTAGGTCTAGTTTTGTTTTCCGGTTAGTACTTTAGTTAATTTTATACTTGTAGATAAACACTTGGGTTCCTTTGTTCACTGTGCCAATTTAATGAcgtttatttcactttattcttGTTTTAGAACTTTGTCTCTAAGTTGGTCTTTTGCTGCTCTGTagagttttattttctactttttattgtcttcttccatttcccccgcttattatacatttatttacttatttattaaaactaGTGCATCTTTTCTATATCgattcttttctttgcctttcctacACTTATTTTCCCCTTAGGgtgaatctttaatatatatataaatgttcatcTTCCTCTTTACCATTGCATAtctatgctttgttttctgtatttcctttcttatcagCTTCGGGGACGCAGGCCTGGTGAAGTCCAGGTGTTCCTTTAGGATAAGCAGTGTCTGCAAAGTATAGAAAACCGAGTCGAGTCTTGGTTGAGTGCAGAATCaagactattttattcttttacatcagtGCTTATGTACCCTAAAATCAATAATCCTTTAAAGACCTTTAAGGAAGGGGCAATGATAAGATTGTACCAGGTGCATAATCCTGGGTGACATCAGAAATAACTTTCCAGATCAGTCCATACCTACACATAGCTTTTCAACAATTCAAGGGCAGCAGCTAGTCAACTGTGAAAAGCCATCTACAAACATTATCTTGCGAAGATGATCCCCAAGCTGACTTAGCTCTGGTATGTAATGCTAAAGGTCAAAGTTCTCATGAATTCCCTCCTGATCACACCCTAAGCCATCTTCCCAATCTCGTAATGGACTCTATTGACTTTTGCTTATGGGGTAGATAGACCTGTTTATTAGAACCTGtgggcccccatggactgtgttgcTGCCATGCAAAGGTTTCGAAGAGGGATTTTAGGTAAGAGTCAGACTCATGTTTTGGGATCCTCAAAGAACGCCAAGCATCAGAAGATGAAAGGTCGAAGGCCTGGGCATGGGTTGTGGGGCAATCCCGAGAAACCGCCAGAGGTCGGGGTGATTTGCGTGTGGAGTGGTCCTGGAGGTCCCCACAACTTTGCGTGCCAGCTCATTGAACCCAGACCGTGTCACGGGCCGTGTTTCTCTCGCCGGCTCCCGACATTTCCCCGTTTATTTCCTAGGACAGCAAGATGAAGTTCAGTCGCAACACTTTGAATGCAGTGCAGTAGACTTTGAACaaggcaaggaagaaaaagtATTACTAGTAAGGCCATGGCATCCATATCAACACAGCTTATTAGGCCGGAGACAAAGTTTTGCCTATCACCAAGC comes from the Dama dama isolate Ldn47 unplaced genomic scaffold, ASM3311817v1 ptg000209l, whole genome shotgun sequence genome and includes:
- the LOC133053749 gene encoding LOW QUALITY PROTEIN: chromodomain Y-like protein (The sequence of the model RefSeq protein was modified relative to this genomic sequence to represent the inferred CDS: substituted 1 base at 1 genomic stop codon) codes for the protein MASEELYEVERIIDKRQNKKRKTEYVVQWKGYGREDATWEPEQHLVNCEECIHDFNWQHTGKQKEGTLTRAKWTSPNNGQNQISRSTNSSFSKAAPKALVVGEEHEAKSSPLFTASQKFQESSARGLATYKNMDLARLGNRILVPKSPIKSGTVLDSFQDESPENPDPMEQGPEDTVAPEAAAEKWIGALLSLGAEQVMMGSRPWIHPLFPQASGPVKAAMATGLAMKGNGTSDLVDALPVNCTRPLQTSVMGMKAGKKFMKDRRDQPFNKQLRFSVRQRESAYRYRDIVVQKQDGFTHILLSTKSSENNSLNPEVVKELQSALSMANADDSNLVLLSAVGSVFCCSLDFLYFIQRLSDDRKRESATMAEAIRNFVNTFIQFKKPIVVAVNGPAIGLGASILPLCDVVWANEKAWFXTPYTTFGQSPDGCSTVMFPKIMGGASTNEMLFRGRKLTAQEACSKGLVSQVFWLGTFTQEVMVRIKELTSCNRVVLEESKALVHCNMRLKLERANERECEVLKKIWGSAQGIDSMLKYLKSKMDGF